In a single window of the Bacillus mycoides genome:
- a CDS encoding substrate-binding domain-containing protein, producing the protein MKEESEESSMDHHSYTTEEVAKQLKVSKLTVYDLIKKGELPSYRVGRQMRIDAADLEQYIKQMKTGKVQFTPVKKDEISSSNTRIISGQELTLDMLAKHIENRLPNSNILRAYQGSLTSLVKMYQGEGSVVSLHLFDGETGTYNVPYVKRILVGQPYIMMNLLARNVGFYVQKGNPQNIKTWADLAQSSIRFVNREKGSGIRVLVDEQLRIQKLSKEDINGYEWEESNHLGVASQVANGKADIGVGSEKFSQIVNVDFIPIMKEQYDLVLLKNKENEELIEVIKEVLQSEEFHNELKAIGGYDISKTGQIIYETN; encoded by the coding sequence ATGAAGGAAGAAAGTGAGGAATCGTCTATGGATCATCATTCCTACACAACGGAAGAAGTAGCAAAGCAATTAAAAGTATCAAAATTAACTGTATACGACTTAATTAAAAAAGGAGAACTTCCTTCTTATAGGGTTGGTAGACAAATGCGCATTGATGCAGCTGATTTAGAACAATATATAAAGCAAATGAAAACAGGGAAGGTACAATTTACTCCTGTAAAGAAGGACGAAATTAGTAGTTCGAATACACGCATCATTAGTGGTCAAGAACTAACGTTAGATATGTTGGCAAAGCATATAGAAAATCGATTGCCAAATTCTAATATATTGAGAGCGTATCAAGGTAGTTTAACGAGTTTAGTGAAGATGTACCAAGGAGAAGGAAGCGTCGTTAGTTTACACTTATTTGATGGTGAAACGGGTACATATAATGTTCCTTACGTAAAACGTATTTTAGTTGGACAACCATATATTATGATGAATTTATTAGCAAGAAATGTTGGGTTTTATGTACAAAAAGGGAATCCACAAAATATAAAAACATGGGCTGATTTAGCTCAGTCATCTATACGATTTGTAAATCGAGAAAAAGGTTCTGGTATTAGGGTGTTAGTGGATGAGCAATTGCGAATTCAAAAATTAAGTAAAGAAGATATTAACGGGTATGAATGGGAAGAATCGAATCACCTTGGCGTTGCCTCGCAAGTCGCGAATGGAAAAGCTGATATTGGGGTAGGATCAGAAAAGTTTTCCCAAATTGTGAACGTAGACTTTATTCCAATAATGAAAGAACAGTATGATTTAGTACTTCTGAAGAATAAAGAAAATGAGGAACTTATTGAGGTTATAAAAGAGGTTTTGCAATCTGAAGAGTTTCACAATGAATTAAAAGCAATTGGTGGATATGATATAAGCAAAACAGGCCAAATTATATATGAAACAAACTAA
- a CDS encoding DUF3948 family protein, producing MNNITFNKSDFIGLASGATLLTAFIYALAQSLI from the coding sequence ATGAACAACATTACTTTCAACAAATCAGACTTTATCGGACTTGCAAGTGGAGCTACTCTTCTTACTGCATTCATTTATGCACTTGCTCAAAGTCTTATTTAA